Proteins from a genomic interval of Gemmatimonadota bacterium:
- a CDS encoding heme-copper oxidase subunit III codes for MNASSLPARRKVLPDGVLGMVVFVFTEIMLFAGLITAHTIVRTGAAAGAMWPPYGQPPLPWQETALNTSALLASGIALLMAQLEWKSRGRDRMVSMLVAGAAVLGALFVVMQGREWTALIAEGLTMTSSTYGALFYLIVGVHGLHAVAAILALSWGWYRTHKEKLSRNQLASIAVFWYFVVLVWPIIYWRVYF; via the coding sequence ATGAACGCATCATCCCTACCGGCGCGGCGAAAGGTGCTTCCCGACGGTGTGCTGGGCATGGTGGTTTTCGTCTTCACCGAGATCATGCTCTTCGCCGGTCTCATCACCGCCCACACCATCGTGCGCACCGGCGCGGCGGCCGGCGCTATGTGGCCGCCGTACGGGCAGCCGCCGCTCCCCTGGCAGGAGACGGCGCTGAACACGTCGGCGCTCCTCGCCAGCGGGATCGCGCTCCTCATGGCGCAACTGGAGTGGAAAAGCCGCGGACGCGACCGGATGGTCTCCATGCTGGTCGCGGGAGCCGCAGTGCTGGGCGCGCTCTTCGTGGTCATGCAGGGAAGGGAGTGGACCGCGCTGATCGCGGAGGGGCTGACCATGACCTCCAGCACCTACGGAGCGCTCTTCTACCTGATCGTGGGCGTGCACGGTCTCCATGCCGTGGCAGCGATTCTGGCCCTGTCCTGGGGATGGTACCGCACGCACAAGGAGAAGCTGAGCCGGAACCAGCTAGCCTCGATAGCGGTCTTCTGGTATTTTGTGGTGCTGGTCTGGCCGATCATCTACTGGAGGGTATACTTCTGA